TGGGCCTGGAGCCCACCGCCGCCGACGTGGAGGTGGCCACCGTCGACGGCAGCGTCCGCGCCCGCGCCGTGGTCGTCGCCGCCGGTGCGGGCACCACACCGTTGCTGGAAGCGCTGGGTCTCCGGCTCGGGATGCGGACCTTCGAGATGCCGTCGGCCTACTTCCGGTTGCGGGACCCGTCGGTCGACTATCCGACGTGGTTCGCCTTCGAACCGACAACCGAGGCCGATGACGCGCTCTACTACGGGTTCGGTCGCAATCCGTGGGGTCGCCGGGACGTGGTCCGGGTCGCGCCCGACTCGGAGGCGCACCCCCTTCCGGACGCCGCGCAGGCCACCGGCGTGCCCCGGGACGACGACCTGCGCGGGCTCTCCGCGTGGGTGGCCCGGCACCTGCCGAACCTCGAGCCGACGCCCCTGCAGGCGTCGACATGCCTGGTCACCCTGCCCGAGGAGCATCATCAGGCGTTCCGTGTGGGCCGGGTCCCGGGCGCCGAACGAGTCGTCTACTGCACCTCGGGCTGGATCTTCAAGTTCGTCCCGATGCTGGGCCAGGTCTGTGTCGACCTGGCGCTGCGTGGCGCGGTGGCCCGTGACGTAGCCGACCTCCTGCCGGGCTCATGACGCTCTCCACGCGAGACCGCGAGCCGGAGCCCGTACCGCCGCTGGCGGGCCCCTGCGCCTCCGCGACCACGGCGTCCCTCGCCGCCGACGGCATCGCCGCGGCGTTCGCCCGGGTCGTCGCGTCCACTCCGGACGCGACGGCGGTGGTCAGCGCCGGCCGCAGGTTCTCCTACCGGGAGATCGACCGCCGGGCCGACGTGCTGGCCGACGGGCTGCCCGATCACGTCGGGGTGGAATCGGTGGTGGGCGTGTGCCTGCGCCCCGGCGTGGACCTGGTCGCGGCCGTCCTGGCCGTGGCCCGGCGTGGCGCCGCCTTCCTGTTGATGGACCCGGCCCACCCCCGGGCGCGCCTGGCCCACCTGGTGCGGGCGGCCGGCGCGCGCTGCGTGTTCGTACCCCGAGGGCTGTCCGACGCGCCCATCGGTGATTCGGTGCCGATCGTCGCCGCTGACGGCCCGTCGGCACCTGACCTGCCGGCACGGTCGCCGCAGCGGGTCCGGCCGGACAACCTCGGGTACGTCGTCTTCACCTCGGGATCGACGGGAGCGCCGAAACCGGTCGGGGTTGGCCAGGGCGCCCTGCTGAACCTCATCCGGTGGACGGCAGGGGAGTACCGGATGCGCCCGGACGATCGGCTGCTACCCACCCACGCGCCCGGGTTCGACGCGTCCGTGCGGGAGCTGCTGCTGCCGCTGCTGACCGGAGCCAGCCTCGTGCTCGGCGACGGCGACGAGCGATTCGAGCCGGCAAGGCTGCTGGACGTCGTCTCGGCCGAGGGCGTCACCCTGCTCGACGTCGTGCCGACCCTGCTGCGTCGGCTGCTGGACGAGCCGCAGGCGGGCACCCGGCTGGCCCCGGTACGCCTGATGACCTGCGGCGGTGAGGAACTGCCGGCGTCCACGGCACGGCGCCTGCGCACGGTGGCACCGTGGATCCGGCTGTACAACCAGTACGGCCCGAGCGAGGCCACCGTGGCGGCCACGTCCTGGTCGTGCGCCGACCAGGGCGACGACGAGAGGTTGCCGATCGGCACCGCGATCGCCGGGGCGCGGGCGTACGTGCTGGACCAGGACCTGCGACCTGTCGCCCAGGGCGTACCGGGCGAACTGGTCCTCGGCGGTCGAGGCGTGGCGCGCGGCTACCTCGGTGCTGCCGACTGGACCGCGGAGCGGTTCCTGCCGGACCCCTTCCACGGCGGGGCCGGGACGCGGATGTACCGCACCGGTGACCTGGTCCGGGCCCGTGACGACGGCAACCTGGTCTTCCTGGGCCGGCTCGACGACCAGGTGTCGGTGGGCGGCCACCGGATCGAGCCCGGCGAGGTGGCCGCGACGCTGCGCCGCTTCCCGGCGGTCACCGACGCCGCCGTGGTGCCCGTCCACGACGGGCCCGGCGCACCGTGCCTGGCCGCCTACGTGGTGCCTGCCGGCGACGGGGTGGACGAGAGCGCACTGCGTGGCTTCCTGGCCGAGCGGTTGCCGCCGTTCATGATGCCCCGTCACCTGTCGACGGTGGACCGGCTACCCGTGACCGACACCGGCAAGATCGACCGTGGCCGTCTGCCCGCCCCGGTCCCGCCGCGGGGCACACGACGCCCCGACACCGATACCGAGCGGGCGATCGCCGAGGTGGTCGGGGCCGTTCTGGAACTGTCCACCGTCGGTGCCGACGACGACGTGTTCGCCCTCGGAGCCGACTCGCTGGACGCCACCCGGATCGCCATGCAGGCCGGCGCCGTGCTCGGCGTGTACCTGGACGTGCACGACGTCTTCACCCACCGCAGCGTGGCCGCACTGGCGGAGGCCGCGGCGAGTGCGCCACCCGCTCGGGATCTGCCGGGCGACGAGGCGGACGTGGCGCCGGACGAACTCTCCCTCGCCCAGCGGCGGCTGTGGTTCCTCGACCAGCTGAACCCCGGCAACGTCGCCTACAACGTCTGCGTGGGCTACCACGTCAGCGGGGAACTGGACGTCACCGCCCTCACCGAGGCGCTGCGCGCGGTCGCCGTGCGGCACGAGTGCCTGCGCGGCACCATCGTCGCTCAGGACGGCAGTCCACGGGTCCGGCTGCTGCCGCCGGAACAGGTCATCGACCGGCTCACGGTCCGGCCCGTCGGCTCGCCGGCGGAGGCCGAGTCGGTCGCCCGCGCCGAGGCGGCCGAACCGTTCGACCTCGCGGCCGGACCGCTGATGCGGGCCACGGTGCTGCGGATCGGCCCGACCGAACACATGCTGCTGGTGGTCGTGCACCACCTGGTCTTCGACGGCTGGTCGCTGGGCCCGTTCGAGCGGCACCTGTCCGCCGCCTACCGTGACGCCCTGGTCGGGCGGCCCCACTTGCCCGCCGCGGGCCGGCAGTACCGGCACTTCGTGGCGTGGCAGCGGCGGCACCTGTCGGAGGAACGCATCAGCGACGTCGTCGGCTACTGGTCCCGCAGCCTGTCGGGGCTCGACCTCGTCCTGGAGATGCCGGGGGACCGCGCCCACCCGCCGATGCCCTCGTACCGGGCCGCAGCCGTTCCGGTGAACCTTCCGGCGTCCGTCGCGGCGGACCTGCGCCGGCTGGCCGACCAACGGCGGGCGACGCTGTTCATGGTGACCTTCGCCGTCTACCAGATGCTCATCGGTCGCTACACCGGGCGCGACGCGTTCGTCGTCGGCTGCCCGTCGGTCGGCCGGAGCGGGGCGGACTTCGAAGAGGTGGTCGGCTTCTTCGTGAATACGCTGCCGATGCGGGCCGACCTGTCCGGCGACCCCTCGTTCGCCGGTCTCGTGGAGCGGGTGCGGGAAACCGCGACGAGTGCCTACGCCCACCAGGACCTGCCGTTCGAGCGCCTGGCCGAGCATCTCGCGCCGGCCCGCGACCTGAACCGGAACCCGGTGGTGCAGATCTGGTTCGACCTGTTCACCGCACCGGACTCGTTGGACCTGCCCGGCGCGACGACTCGCTGGCATCCGCCGGCCACCTTCGCGACCAGGTTCGACCTGGAGTTGCACCTGTCCGAGAGCCCGTCGGGGGCGCTCAGCGGAGAACTGGTCTACGCCACCGACCTGTACGAGCGCGAGACCGTCGAGCAGTACGCGCGACACTTCGAAAGCCTTGCCCGCCTGGTCGCGGCAC
The nucleotide sequence above comes from Micromonospora sp. M71_S20. Encoded proteins:
- a CDS encoding FAD-dependent oxidoreductase, which produces MANADRTFDVAVIGGGAVGLAAAWQASAAGLSVVLFERGPLFHDNGSSGGAERQWRVQYSEEPLARLVLASVPMWDRLEQAIDRPLIHRTGSLWFGDIDQDSNEGQIRAAADVLERLSLRYEWLGARDIEKRYGFADLPEHYQGFHQPDGGVIDVRGTLWALYTLAVASGAEIRPQVTVLGLEPTAADVEVATVDGSVRARAVVVAAGAGTTPLLEALGLRLGMRTFEMPSAYFRLRDPSVDYPTWFAFEPTTEADDALYYGFGRNPWGRRDVVRVAPDSEAHPLPDAAQATGVPRDDDLRGLSAWVARHLPNLEPTPLQASTCLVTLPEEHHQAFRVGRVPGAERVVYCTSGWIFKFVPMLGQVCVDLALRGAVARDVADLLPGS
- a CDS encoding non-ribosomal peptide synthetase → MTLSTRDREPEPVPPLAGPCASATTASLAADGIAAAFARVVASTPDATAVVSAGRRFSYREIDRRADVLADGLPDHVGVESVVGVCLRPGVDLVAAVLAVARRGAAFLLMDPAHPRARLAHLVRAAGARCVFVPRGLSDAPIGDSVPIVAADGPSAPDLPARSPQRVRPDNLGYVVFTSGSTGAPKPVGVGQGALLNLIRWTAGEYRMRPDDRLLPTHAPGFDASVRELLLPLLTGASLVLGDGDERFEPARLLDVVSAEGVTLLDVVPTLLRRLLDEPQAGTRLAPVRLMTCGGEELPASTARRLRTVAPWIRLYNQYGPSEATVAATSWSCADQGDDERLPIGTAIAGARAYVLDQDLRPVAQGVPGELVLGGRGVARGYLGAADWTAERFLPDPFHGGAGTRMYRTGDLVRARDDGNLVFLGRLDDQVSVGGHRIEPGEVAATLRRFPAVTDAAVVPVHDGPGAPCLAAYVVPAGDGVDESALRGFLAERLPPFMMPRHLSTVDRLPVTDTGKIDRGRLPAPVPPRGTRRPDTDTERAIAEVVGAVLELSTVGADDDVFALGADSLDATRIAMQAGAVLGVYLDVHDVFTHRSVAALAEAAASAPPARDLPGDEADVAPDELSLAQRRLWFLDQLNPGNVAYNVCVGYHVSGELDVTALTEALRAVAVRHECLRGTIVAQDGSPRVRLLPPEQVIDRLTVRPVGSPAEAESVARAEAAEPFDLAAGPLMRATVLRIGPTEHMLLVVVHHLVFDGWSLGPFERHLSAAYRDALVGRPHLPAAGRQYRHFVAWQRRHLSEERISDVVGYWSRSLSGLDLVLEMPGDRAHPPMPSYRAAAVPVNLPASVAADLRRLADQRRATLFMVTFAVYQMLIGRYTGRDAFVVGCPSVGRSGADFEEVVGFFVNTLPMRADLSGDPSFAGLVERVRETATSAYAHQDLPFERLAEHLAPARDLNRNPVVQIWFDLFTAPDSLDLPGATTRWHPPATFATRFDLELHLSESPSGALSGELVYATDLYERETVEQYARHFESLARLVAARPDVPLSEVDMLLDEERDRILRRWTDTVAPYRADRTVPTLFEEQVARTPDEVALVSDGVRLSFAELNRRANRLAHHLRGRGVRRGQVVGLFLPPGLDAVVSLLAVVKAGAGYLPVDVDSPGERVAFMLADAGAKVVLTLTARAPDLPLSDLDDVVRVDADSAAIAGCAATDPTRTAGPDDLLYVIYTSGSTGRPKGVVMTHRPLLNLLDWQLRRAEAAGPTLQFSALHFDISFQEMFSSWLCGRQVVLLDRDQRRDPEQLLSVMTANGVRRLFCTPLVLEQIAQAAAGGTDLPPLAQIATAGEQLHLTAEVRDLLRRLPGVVLDNQYGPTEAHVVTAEMLSGDPQDWPVFPLVGSAIANTRIYLLDERMRPVPPRAAGEVYVGGTCLARGYIGRPDLTADRFVPDPFDVEPGARLYRTGDLARWTLDGRIEFLGRTDHQVKVRGYRIEPGEIEVSLTGHPDVAEAAVLAVGHGASRSLVAYLVPRRDGAPDPGDLRGFLLARLPSYMIPSAFVTVPALPLTAAGKLDRVGLAALDGHRGDAERDSAILQPHERIIADIWARHLSGRIGLDEDFFGLGGHSLMATSVVHEIRTAFDIALPLRAIFENRTVRELAATVAAAVVAQIEAMTDDDVAAAVHDATPHGVGNVPAGHGREPGDAGN